One part of the Prunus persica cultivar Lovell chromosome G5, Prunus_persica_NCBIv2, whole genome shotgun sequence genome encodes these proteins:
- the LOC18777135 gene encoding monocopper oxidase-like protein SKU5 — protein MASLSFLAVFLVHICLFASFSSAEDPNIYHEFEVSYITASPLGVPQQVIAINGNFPGPTINVTTNNNVIVNVRNKLDENLLITWAGIQQRRSSWQDGVPGTNCPIPPKWNWTYNFQVKDQIGSFFYFPSLNLQRASGGFGGFIINNRAIIPIPFATPDGDITILIGDWYTRNHTALRKALDAGKDLGIPDGVLINGKGPYQYNSTLVPDGIDYATFEVKPGKTYRLRVHNVGVSATLNFRIQNHNLLLAESEGSYTVQQNYTSLDIHVGQSFSFLVTMDQNASSDYYVVASARFVNETHWKKVTGVAILHYTNSKGKAAGPLPEAPNDEFDKTYSMNQARSIRWNVSASGARPNPQGSFRYGSINVTDVYVLKNKPPVVINGRRRTTLSGISFVNPSTPIRLADWKKLKGVYKLDFPTRPLTGAPRLETSVINGTFRGFIEIILQNNDTKMQSYHVDGYAFFVVGMDYGDWTENSRGTYNKWDGIARSTVQVYPGAWTAILISLDNVGVWNIRAENLDSWYLGQETYIRVVNPEATNKTELPAPDNALFCGALSKLQKPEDISSATSIIINESKLFFTLLMIICTLIPIFY, from the exons ATGGCTTCTTTGAGCTTCTTAGCTGTGTTTCTCGTCCACATTTGCTTATTTGCGAGCTTTTCTTCCGCTGAGGATCCAAATATTTACCACGAGTTTGAGGTCTCTTACATCACTGCTTCTCCTCTGGGTGTCCCTCAACAG GTTATTGCCATTAATGGAAATTTTCCAGGTCCTACTATCAATGTAACTACTAACAACAATGTCATTGTCAATGTTCGGAACAAATTGGACGAGAATCTGCTCATTACTTG GGCTGGAATCCAGCAACGCCGTAGTTCATGGCAAGATGGGGTTCCTGGAACCAATTGTCCAATTCCGCCAAAGTGGAATTGGACTTACAATTTTCAGGTTAAGGATCAGATTGGGAGCTTCTTTTACTTTCCTTCTCTTAATCTTCAGAGAGCATCTGGAGGATTTGGTGgctttattataaataaccgGGCTATAATTCCCATTCCTTTTGCAACCCCAGATGGGGATATAACCATTTTGATTGGTGACTGGTACACAAGAAACCATACG GCTTTGAGAAAGGCCCTTGATGCCGGGAAAGACCTTGGGATACCAGATGGTGTTCTTATCAATGGGAAAGGTCCTTACCAATACAACAGTACACTTGTTCCAGATGGCATCGATTATGCAACATTTGAAGTAAAACCAG GTAAAACCTACCGTCTTCGTGTCCACAATGTTGGGGTGTCAGCTACTCTAAATTTCAGGATCCAGAACCATAATCTTCTTCTAGCAGAGTCAGAGGGATCATATACAGTGCAACAGAATTATACAAGCTTAGATATACACGTCGGgcaatctttttcttttctggtaaCCATGGATCAGAATGCAAGTTCTGATTATTATGTTGTGGCAAGTGCTAGATTTGTGAATGAGACACACTGGAAAAAAGTTACTGGAGTTGCAATCCTGCACTATACTAATTCTAAAGGAAAAGCAGCTGGGCCCCTTCCAGAGGCAccaaatgatgaatttgacAAAACCTACTCAATGAACCAGGCAAGATCAATCAG ATGGAATGTATCAGCTAGTGGTGCACGCCCTAATCCACAGGGGTCTTTTAGATACGGCTCAATCAATGTAACTGATGTTTATGTGTTGAAAAACAAGCCACCTGTAGTGATCAATGGGAGACGCCGGACAACGCTCAGCGGAATCTCATTTGTAAATCCTTCTACACCAATCAGGCTTGCTGACTGGAAAAAATTGAAGGGTGTTTATAAGCTTGACTTCCCAACTAGGCCACTTACGGGAGCACCCAGACTGGAAACATCTGTGATTAATGGAACATTTAGAGGATTTATAGAAATCATACTACAGAACAATGACACCAAGATGCAGAGCTACCATGTAGATGGATATGCATTTTTTGTTGTCGG GATGGACTATGGTGACTGGACAGAGAATAGCAGGGGCACATATAATAAATGGGATGGGATAGCCCGTTCCACAGTACAG GTTTATCCTGGGGCATGGACAGCAATCTTGATATCTCTGGACAATGTTGGAGTCTGGAACATTAGAGCTGAAAACCTCGACTCATGGTATCTTGGCCAAGAAACTTATATCAGAGTTGTCAATCCAGAAGCGACTAACAAAACTGAGTTGCCTGCACCAGACAATGCCCTATTTTGTGGCGCCCTCAGCAAATTGCAGAA GCCGGAAGATATCTCTTCAGCAACATCAATCATTATCAATGAATCAAAGTTGTTCTTCACGCTGCTGATGATCATCTGCACTTTGATCCCCATTTTCTACTAG